In Candidatus Sedimenticola sp. (ex Thyasira tokunagai), the following proteins share a genomic window:
- a CDS encoding peptidoglycan DD-metalloendopeptidase family protein: MTNHQFKRAIKALPISLLIAAGLLFTPTLVIAKSAAGAIEKMDRDGDGKISKGEWKKKKKMFAMIDLDSDGYVTLEELQIRFGERTTEADSSVERPDQASMSAIRRAGFDDVQDLKDRGLIETGLYPVWEDDASCRGIDEWYAKDYSPKRPKESYHGGIDIPAPFGTPIYAAMDGEVVAIYEGKLNPRGIEVVMRHTPEESGLPLYIYTRYTHFNRMPEVKVGQHLKMGDLLGPTGNSGIQGCELTGKPCRKARRPAIHYDVLYSRDKRYYDTGTTLVPFDVYWMDPNALYRKKPPFDSFTLRGLLAEHKAIPIAYMFESGERVPPDTKMIWPYACKKTSKTNATTSQSPWDVMGSGD, from the coding sequence GTGACAAATCACCAATTTAAAAGAGCGATAAAAGCCCTGCCGATTTCTCTGCTAATTGCAGCTGGATTGCTGTTCACCCCTACTCTTGTGATCGCAAAGAGTGCTGCTGGTGCCATAGAAAAGATGGACAGGGATGGCGACGGAAAAATCAGCAAAGGGGAGTGGAAAAAGAAAAAAAAGATGTTCGCCATGATTGATCTTGATAGCGACGGTTACGTGACCCTGGAGGAGCTACAGATCCGCTTTGGTGAGCGCACCACAGAGGCAGACAGCAGTGTAGAACGACCCGACCAGGCTTCCATGAGTGCCATCCGTAGGGCGGGGTTTGACGATGTGCAGGATCTGAAGGATCGCGGGTTGATTGAAACCGGCCTGTACCCTGTGTGGGAGGACGACGCCAGTTGCCGAGGCATAGACGAGTGGTATGCCAAGGATTACAGCCCAAAACGGCCCAAGGAGTCCTACCACGGGGGCATAGATATACCCGCCCCGTTTGGTACACCCATCTATGCCGCTATGGATGGTGAGGTGGTTGCCATCTATGAAGGAAAACTCAATCCCAGGGGTATAGAGGTGGTAATGCGTCACACCCCTGAGGAGAGCGGCTTGCCACTCTATATCTACACCCGCTATACCCACTTCAACCGCATGCCTGAAGTGAAGGTGGGGCAGCATCTGAAGATGGGTGACCTCCTCGGCCCTACCGGCAACTCAGGTATTCAGGGATGTGAATTGACCGGTAAACCATGCAGAAAGGCTCGTCGGCCGGCTATCCACTACGACGTACTCTACTCCAGAGATAAAAGATATTATGATACCGGTACAACGCTGGTGCCATTCGACGTCTACTGGATGGATCCCAACGCGCTCTACCGAAAAAAGCCACCCTTCGACTCATTCACCCTGCGTGGACTACTCGCTGAACATAAAGCGATCCCCATCGCCTATATGTTTGAGAGTGGGGAACGGGTACCGCCGGATACAAAAATGATCTGGCCATACGCCTGCAAAAAAACATCAAAAACCAACGCTACAACATCCCAATCGCCCTGGGATGTAATGGGTTCTGGAGACTAG
- a CDS encoding DUF2384 domain-containing protein, translated as MSEMTPEQRLTLTKATMSILDSWKLGVEDMRTLMGLPEKTGARIFYKYRSHLPFPDELEINRRMDYVMKIAGALHTTYPTNPHMGSQWLRKKHRRFGRPPLALMLEGDINDLILVLAQLDCTFGWDLSGSKAS; from the coding sequence ATGAGTGAAATGACCCCGGAACAGCGCCTGACACTGACTAAGGCGACGATGAGTATTCTCGACTCCTGGAAGCTTGGAGTGGAGGATATGCGCACGTTGATGGGCCTGCCTGAGAAGACCGGGGCGCGTATTTTCTACAAGTATCGCAGTCATCTGCCCTTTCCCGATGAGCTCGAGATTAATCGTCGTATGGATTATGTGATGAAGATCGCCGGTGCACTGCATACCACCTATCCTACCAATCCCCATATGGGTAGCCAGTGGCTTCGTAAGAAACATCGCCGCTTTGGTCGGCCGCCATTAGCGCTGATGCTCGAGGGTGATATCAATGATCTGATACTGGTCCTGGCACAGCTCGATTGCACCTTTGGTTGGGATTTGTCAGGGTCGAAGGCGTCCTAG
- a CDS encoding phosphoribosylaminoimidazolesuccinocarboxamide synthase, whose product MNQPNSLLESDLSHLKLLNRGKVRDIYDVDQEHMLIVTSDRLSAFDVILPQPIPGKGEVLTRVANFWFERTRNIIPNHLSDKSLEEVVPDAAQRKLLGDRALVVRKLNPLPIEAIVRGYLIGSGWKDYQKSGGVCGIELPTGLQQADQLPEAIYTPSSKAEVGEHDENISFEQTVDLLGRELAEQVRDVSLKIYTECAAYAREKGIIIADTKFEFGQDDEGTLYLIDEVLTPDSSRFWPADQYRPGISPPSFDKQFVRDYLETLDWDKTPPGPELPEEVITKTSEKYLEAESILTK is encoded by the coding sequence ATGAACCAACCCAACTCATTACTTGAATCAGATCTCTCCCATCTTAAGTTGCTGAACCGCGGCAAAGTCAGGGACATCTACGATGTAGATCAAGAGCATATGCTCATCGTTACCAGCGACCGTCTGTCAGCATTTGACGTCATTCTGCCTCAGCCGATCCCCGGTAAGGGTGAAGTTCTGACCCGTGTGGCCAACTTCTGGTTTGAGCGTACCCGTAACATTATCCCCAACCATCTCTCTGACAAATCCCTGGAAGAGGTTGTGCCTGATGCCGCACAGCGCAAGCTGCTGGGCGACCGCGCCCTGGTGGTACGTAAGCTCAACCCTCTGCCGATCGAGGCGATTGTCCGTGGTTACCTGATCGGCTCTGGCTGGAAAGATTATCAGAAAAGTGGTGGCGTCTGCGGTATCGAATTGCCCACCGGTCTTCAGCAGGCCGACCAACTGCCCGAGGCGATCTACACCCCCTCCTCCAAGGCCGAGGTCGGCGAGCACGACGAGAATATCAGCTTTGAGCAGACCGTCGACCTGCTGGGCCGGGAACTGGCTGAGCAGGTGCGAGATGTCAGTCTGAAGATATACACCGAGTGTGCCGCCTATGCTCGCGAAAAGGGCATCATCATTGCCGACACCAAGTTCGAGTTTGGCCAGGATGACGAAGGAACACTCTACCTGATCGACGAGGTGCTGACTCCTGACTCCTCACGCTTCTGGCCTGCAGACCAGTATCGCCCCGGCATCAGTCCCCCCAGCTTCGACAAGCAGTTCGTGCGTGACTACCTGGAGACCCTTGATTGGGACAAAACCCCTCCCGGACCTGAGCTTCCCGAAGAAGTGATCACTAAAACGTCTGAGAAGTACCTGGAAGCAGAATCGATTCTGACCAAATAG
- a CDS encoding glutaredoxin family protein: MKKAERITLYSTRQCSHCRQLKAYLKQHKIPFAEFDIERNRRAFSEFQRIGGRGVPVITIGKRVINGFNPKPLAQALRQAGFDV; this comes from the coding sequence ATGAAGAAGGCCGAGCGGATTACCCTCTATAGCACCCGGCAGTGTTCCCACTGCCGGCAGCTGAAGGCGTATCTCAAGCAACACAAGATACCCTTTGCCGAGTTTGATATAGAGCGTAATCGCCGCGCCTTCAGCGAGTTTCAGCGTATCGGTGGACGTGGTGTTCCCGTCATCACCATAGGCAAGCGTGTAATCAACGGCTTCAACCCAAAGCCTCTGGCCCAGGCTCTGCGTCAGGCGGGCTTTGATGTCTGA
- a CDS encoding serine/threonine protein kinase, which produces MSDDNHHPYNKLTPDTVLDALESAGYQPDGGLFALNSYENRVYQIGIDEGNPLVGKFYRPDRWSDECILEEHSFTLALAEDEIPVVAPLVSDSGDTLHQHEGFRFSLFPRRGGRWPELEDPDTLEWIGRFLGRIHQLGASKSFSHRPTITAGEMGGDSISYLLENGWIPIEQEHSYHRLSKQLMAQINEAFDKAAGCRIIRLHGDCHPGNILWTDNGPHFVDMDDCRSGPAIQDLWMLLSGDRNEMALQLSYLREGYDTFHELDARELVLIEPLRTLRMIHYAAWLARRWQDPAFPAAFPWFNTPQYWQEHIATLEQQALTLNEAPLPLY; this is translated from the coding sequence ATGTCTGACGACAACCACCACCCCTACAACAAGCTCACACCCGATACCGTTCTCGACGCCTTGGAGTCTGCCGGCTACCAGCCGGACGGTGGGCTCTTCGCCCTCAACAGCTACGAAAACCGTGTCTACCAGATCGGCATTGATGAGGGTAACCCTCTGGTCGGTAAGTTCTACCGCCCGGATCGCTGGAGTGACGAGTGCATTCTCGAGGAGCACAGCTTCACCCTCGCCCTGGCGGAGGATGAGATTCCGGTGGTCGCCCCATTGGTGAGTGACAGCGGCGACACCCTGCACCAACATGAAGGTTTTCGTTTCAGCCTCTTTCCCCGGCGCGGTGGCCGCTGGCCGGAGCTTGAAGATCCCGACACTCTGGAGTGGATAGGCCGTTTTCTTGGCCGTATTCACCAACTGGGGGCGAGCAAATCCTTCTCACACCGCCCCACCATCACCGCTGGTGAGATGGGTGGCGACAGCATCAGCTATCTGCTGGAGAACGGCTGGATCCCAATCGAGCAAGAGCACAGCTACCATCGCTTGAGCAAACAGTTAATGGCGCAGATTAACGAGGCATTCGATAAGGCAGCCGGCTGCCGGATCATACGCCTCCACGGCGACTGCCACCCGGGCAATATCCTCTGGACCGACAACGGCCCTCACTTCGTCGATATGGATGATTGCCGTAGCGGCCCGGCAATTCAGGATCTATGGATGCTACTCTCCGGTGACAGAAACGAGATGGCCCTGCAGCTGAGTTATCTGCGGGAGGGGTACGATACCTTCCATGAGTTGGATGCCAGGGAGCTGGTCCTGATTGAGCCCCTGCGTACCCTGCGTATGATCCACTACGCCGCCTGGCTGGCCCGCCGCTGGCAGGACCCAGCCTTCCCCGCGGCCTTCCCCTGGTTCAACACCCCGCAGTACTGGCAGGAGCATATTGCCACCCTTGAGCAGCAGGCTTTGACGTTGAATGAAGCGCCTCTACCGCTCTACTGA
- a CDS encoding TauD/TfdA family dioxygenase, with the protein MSSAQQKYDAVFSPFNLENDALYREWRDQKLEGYPTNLGDLLVEINDPRSLTESEHDALLQRCRKTNMALYASTTGTDTDPEIPLAMARCFGLQQINKNWLADETGLTSLTVRDDGVRQDYIPFSNRHINWHTDGYYNQAAKQIHALNLHVTQQAASGGENALMDHEIAYILLREKNPDFIRALMDDSAMTIPARIDEGGKVARQEEPGPVFSIMPSGDLHMRYTIRVNNVIWADDPASREALATLEEILNSDSPYIFRGRLESGMGLVSNNVLHDRAAFSDDATHKRHYYRARYFDRLAGTGIAD; encoded by the coding sequence ATGTCGAGTGCGCAACAGAAATATGATGCAGTATTCAGCCCGTTCAATCTTGAAAATGATGCGCTGTATAGAGAGTGGCGTGATCAAAAGCTGGAGGGTTATCCGACCAATCTGGGGGATCTGCTGGTGGAGATCAATGATCCCCGCAGTCTCACAGAGAGTGAGCATGATGCGCTGCTGCAACGTTGCCGCAAGACCAATATGGCCCTCTATGCCAGTACTACAGGAACGGATACTGATCCGGAGATCCCCCTTGCGATGGCACGCTGCTTTGGCCTCCAACAGATCAATAAAAACTGGCTTGCTGATGAGACCGGCCTCACTTCGTTGACCGTCAGAGACGATGGGGTTCGGCAGGATTACATCCCGTTCAGTAACAGGCATATCAACTGGCATACCGACGGTTACTACAATCAAGCGGCGAAACAGATACACGCATTGAACCTGCATGTGACACAACAGGCAGCCAGTGGTGGCGAAAATGCCCTTATGGATCATGAGATTGCCTATATCCTGTTGAGGGAGAAAAATCCCGATTTCATCCGCGCCCTGATGGATGATAGTGCAATGACGATTCCGGCGCGTATCGATGAGGGTGGCAAGGTGGCCCGTCAGGAAGAACCGGGTCCGGTGTTCAGCATCATGCCCTCTGGAGATCTGCACATGCGCTACACCATTCGCGTCAATAACGTGATATGGGCCGATGATCCGGCCAGTAGAGAGGCGCTGGCCACTCTGGAAGAGATTCTCAATAGTGACTCGCCCTATATCTTCCGTGGTCGGCTTGAGTCGGGCATGGGGCTGGTGAGTAACAATGTGCTGCATGACCGTGCCGCCTTCAGCGATGATGCGACTCACAAACGCCACTACTATCGCGCCCGTTATTTTGACCGCCTGGCCGGCACCGGTATTGCTGATTGA
- a CDS encoding EAL domain-containing protein, with translation MFKFFSRLNITYKYAIFLMLMGVVPLLTAGLVAYQTAKEALVAGALKDQVHILEGYRDNLVLIQEQIESLIANISSVEAITDALLRPQRDITIYEQLATEAQVGYILNGYLNVKGLVSIYVSGEQGSSFQVGDTLDTRTKEAVRDQIKQEARGSQALVHWVGVTENISAGSSQKYVLAAAQTMYSTDRESLERKPIGTLIVNFSTDSLSKLFGMADETARYYLIDQNNRYIFHPDRRRIGQDVGDYRQGVLGTTQRHVLVSSPQGSVYQTMQPVERSGWMLLSEVPRSALLAQVDLIRNATIGVFTLALIFVGFVALYFSNSLVSPIKYITKSFQRLKAGETNVEKLPVPGVDEISQLAQWFNQFLDELHKRHNSEEALRLSEERYELVSRATNEGIWDLNHEVKSVYFSDRFKEIVGYKPDELKASLANFYSLIHPEDRPYIRRRLKEFLRSKNSSINVEHRMSRHDGSFVYVSNNCQAIRDKRGKVIRMAGSIQDVSLQKEIEGRLRHDASHDPLTGLYNRQWMLKRISRELVEYRADPEKEFAVLFLDLDDFKKLNDTLGHSYGDLLLIEVSKRIEACIRPGDSLARLGGDEFIVLLPNIKTNDALQVINRLTVSISDPYYLYHHECLSHSSIGVAFSKTGYDNADEILRDADTAMYRAKSMGKGRYEIFDNEMRSILLARTSMEKDLTKALDKGELKMYFQPIHCLKTDRTIGFESLIRWHHPNKGISPDIFIPLAEESNLIHPLGHWIFGEVVRQTKAWSEQFKLPPDFKVAVNISPKQFTDPGLIGFMKQEIAQYQLDASYIAVELTETAIFRDKLAVLDSLTQLKDCSISIHLDDFGTGYSSLSYLSVFPISAIKIDKSFVSKIADSQREERLVNTLILLAGELDIKVIAEGVEKAEQMNYLRARACDYAQGYYINKPLPANEATEILSELYSVNRSVDPSPRW, from the coding sequence ATGTTCAAGTTCTTCAGCAGGCTGAACATCACCTATAAGTATGCCATCTTTTTGATGCTGATGGGTGTCGTTCCCTTGCTGACAGCCGGCCTGGTGGCCTATCAGACGGCGAAGGAAGCGCTGGTTGCCGGTGCACTCAAAGATCAGGTGCATATCCTTGAAGGTTACCGGGATAATCTGGTCCTCATTCAGGAACAGATCGAAAGTCTTATCGCCAATATCTCAAGCGTAGAGGCAATCACAGATGCGCTACTTAGACCGCAGCGGGATATCACAATCTACGAGCAGCTCGCCACCGAAGCCCAGGTTGGCTATATCCTGAACGGCTACCTTAATGTAAAGGGGCTTGTTTCCATTTATGTATCCGGCGAGCAGGGTTCTAGCTTCCAGGTTGGAGATACCCTCGATACAAGGACTAAAGAGGCGGTAAGGGATCAGATAAAGCAGGAAGCAAGAGGATCGCAGGCGCTGGTGCACTGGGTCGGTGTGACGGAAAATATCAGTGCAGGATCGAGCCAGAAGTATGTGCTGGCTGCAGCACAAACGATGTATTCCACCGACAGGGAAAGCCTCGAGAGAAAGCCCATTGGGACACTGATTGTCAATTTCAGTACTGATTCGCTATCCAAGCTTTTTGGTATGGCTGATGAGACTGCCAGGTACTATCTGATCGATCAGAATAATCGCTATATTTTTCACCCCGACAGGAGGCGTATCGGTCAGGATGTGGGAGATTACAGGCAAGGGGTTCTGGGAACGACCCAGCGGCATGTGTTGGTAAGCTCCCCTCAGGGGAGTGTCTACCAGACCATGCAACCGGTAGAGCGTAGCGGTTGGATGCTGTTGTCAGAGGTCCCACGATCAGCTCTGCTGGCCCAGGTGGATCTGATCCGCAATGCCACTATTGGTGTGTTCACCCTCGCATTGATCTTTGTGGGTTTTGTTGCATTATATTTTTCAAATTCTCTGGTTTCGCCAATCAAGTACATAACCAAGAGTTTTCAGCGCTTGAAAGCGGGTGAGACTAATGTAGAGAAACTGCCGGTTCCCGGGGTGGATGAGATCTCTCAACTGGCACAGTGGTTTAATCAGTTTCTGGATGAGTTGCACAAGCGTCACAATTCAGAAGAGGCGCTACGTCTCAGTGAAGAACGATATGAACTGGTTTCACGTGCCACAAATGAAGGTATCTGGGATCTGAATCACGAAGTCAAAAGCGTCTATTTCTCAGACCGTTTCAAAGAGATTGTCGGTTATAAGCCAGATGAACTGAAAGCCTCTCTGGCCAATTTCTACAGTTTGATTCACCCGGAAGATCGCCCCTATATTCGAAGACGCCTCAAGGAATTTCTTCGATCGAAAAACTCTTCCATCAATGTAGAGCACCGGATGAGCAGGCATGATGGCTCCTTTGTCTATGTCAGTAACAACTGTCAGGCGATACGTGATAAGAGGGGCAAGGTGATCCGGATGGCGGGTTCCATTCAGGATGTCAGTTTGCAAAAAGAGATTGAGGGAAGGTTGCGTCATGATGCATCCCATGACCCTCTGACCGGGCTCTATAATCGCCAGTGGATGCTAAAGCGTATCAGCCGTGAACTGGTTGAGTACAGGGCGGATCCTGAAAAAGAGTTTGCTGTTCTGTTTCTTGATCTCGATGACTTTAAGAAGCTTAACGACACACTGGGCCACAGCTATGGCGATCTATTACTTATTGAGGTATCCAAGCGTATTGAGGCGTGCATAAGGCCGGGGGATTCACTGGCGCGCCTTGGTGGAGACGAGTTCATTGTCCTGTTGCCTAATATAAAAACTAATGATGCATTGCAGGTTATCAACCGGCTGACGGTTAGCATCTCCGATCCTTATTACCTTTATCATCATGAGTGCCTGTCACACTCAAGTATCGGTGTGGCCTTCTCAAAAACAGGCTATGACAATGCTGATGAGATACTTCGAGATGCCGATACCGCAATGTATCGGGCCAAATCCATGGGCAAGGGGCGTTACGAGATCTTTGACAATGAGATGCGTAGTATTCTGTTGGCGCGGACATCCATGGAGAAGGATCTGACAAAGGCCCTCGATAAGGGGGAGCTTAAGATGTACTTCCAGCCTATCCACTGCCTTAAAACAGATAGAACCATCGGCTTTGAGAGTTTGATTCGTTGGCACCACCCAAACAAAGGTATCTCGCCGGATATATTTATCCCCCTGGCTGAAGAGAGTAATCTGATACATCCGTTGGGCCATTGGATATTCGGAGAGGTGGTGAGGCAGACGAAGGCGTGGAGTGAGCAGTTTAAGCTGCCGCCTGATTTTAAAGTTGCCGTCAATATTTCACCAAAACAGTTCACAGATCCCGGCCTTATCGGCTTCATGAAGCAGGAGATTGCCCAATATCAGCTGGATGCAAGTTATATCGCTGTGGAACTGACGGAGACTGCGATATTCAGGGACAAGTTGGCTGTGCTCGACTCTTTGACCCAGCTGAAGGATTGCAGCATAAGTATTCACCTAGACGATTTTGGTACCGGTTACTCATCCTTAAGCTATCTCAGTGTTTTTCCAATCAGTGCAATTAAGATTGATAAGTCTTTTGTGTCAAAAATCGCTGATAGTCAGCGTGAGGAACGGCTTGTGAATACGTTGATTCTGTTGGCTGGAGAACTGGACATCAAGGTGATTGCAGAAGGAGTAGAGAAGGCTGAACAGATGAATTATCTGAGGGCGAGGGCCTGTGATTATGCTCAGGGCTATTACATCAACAAGCCCCTGCCGGCGAATGAGGCAACAGAGATCCTCAGTGAGTTGTATTCCGTGAACAGATCCGTTGACCCCTCTCCCCGATGGTGA
- a CDS encoding substrate-binding domain-containing protein, with amino-acid sequence MKSGFQDIQKGAAWLFLLAVFGLLPACDNAPTSKEVTTAAPTQTTTPAKEKKTSVALVMKTLTNPFFVEMEKGARRAEKEFDITLVVKTAAQETSIRQQIAIVDDLVREKVDAIVIAPGDSVELIPVLKKAQDAGIKVINIDNQLDPVFSKKNSLLDVPFISVDNESSAYQSAKYIADKITQPSKALLMEGIRGAMNAEQRKNGAAKAFSENPNIQLAEMDSANWKIDEGKILMQAWLKKHPDVRLIFVANDMMALGVISALKEAGSSEVLVASYDALDQAKQAIRDGKLQATVDQLPAEQGYMGVKYALKALKGEALPAITLIDTLLVTADNIDN; translated from the coding sequence ATGAAATCAGGTTTTCAGGACATCCAAAAAGGTGCTGCCTGGTTGTTTTTGTTGGCAGTGTTCGGGCTATTGCCTGCTTGTGATAATGCGCCCACAAGCAAGGAAGTTACAACTGCGGCTCCAACACAAACCACCACTCCCGCCAAGGAGAAGAAGACCTCTGTCGCTTTGGTGATGAAAACCCTGACCAACCCGTTTTTTGTCGAGATGGAGAAGGGGGCGAGGCGGGCGGAAAAAGAGTTTGATATCACTTTAGTGGTCAAGACTGCTGCCCAGGAGACGTCCATTCGGCAACAGATCGCCATTGTCGATGATCTGGTGCGGGAAAAGGTCGATGCGATTGTGATCGCCCCCGGAGATTCAGTGGAACTGATTCCGGTTTTGAAGAAGGCCCAGGATGCCGGAATCAAGGTCATCAATATTGATAATCAACTCGATCCGGTATTTTCCAAGAAAAACAGCCTGCTAGATGTGCCGTTTATCAGTGTGGATAACGAGTCCTCCGCATACCAGAGTGCCAAATATATCGCTGATAAGATTACACAACCCTCCAAGGCCTTGCTGATGGAGGGCATCAGGGGGGCAATGAATGCGGAACAGCGTAAAAATGGAGCAGCCAAAGCTTTCTCAGAGAACCCCAATATCCAGCTTGCAGAAATGGACTCGGCAAACTGGAAGATTGATGAGGGCAAAATCTTGATGCAGGCCTGGTTAAAAAAACATCCGGATGTGCGCCTGATATTCGTAGCCAATGACATGATGGCCCTCGGCGTGATCAGTGCTTTGAAAGAGGCAGGAAGCAGTGAAGTATTGGTTGCCTCCTACGATGCTCTGGATCAAGCCAAGCAGGCGATACGTGATGGCAAATTACAGGCGACGGTGGATCAGTTGCCGGCAGAGCAGGGTTATATGGGTGTGAAGTATGCGCTCAAAGCCCTCAAGGGAGAGGCGCTTCCCGCGATCACCCTGATCGATACCTTGCTGGTAACAGCGGACAACATAGATAACTGA
- a CDS encoding DUF58 domain-containing protein: MTPSRTLLIVSLLLAVVALAAAFLPWLGSLWWVLAGITMGVVLLDLVTVHRPIDVELRREVRHSIPVGAWSQVTLSLINREQRPFAIRLHDHHPAWFEVETLPCELTLPQRQSAKVTYRVRPARRGDGDFPGCDLLLLSPLGFWHKKRFLQVEDRVKVFPNFQEISRYALLATDHRLSQMGVKRRQRRGEGNDFHQLREYRPGDSMRQIDWRATSRYRKLISKEYQDERDQQVLFLLDCGRRMRHEEEGRVHLDQALNAMLLLAHVAARQGDAVGFLSFGGPRRWLPPRKGANSVRELLERTYDLASTSEAADYLAAARELMPLQQRRALVVIMTNTRDEDHADLAAAVRLLQRRHLVVVANLRESLLDESLAKPVRNFDDALRFHGVNQYLDNRRQGLSSLRHKGAVILDLQAPQLPVTLVNSYLMIKASGSL; encoded by the coding sequence ATGACTCCCAGCAGAACCCTGCTGATCGTCTCTCTCCTGCTCGCTGTAGTGGCGCTGGCGGCGGCGTTTCTGCCCTGGTTGGGATCACTCTGGTGGGTGTTGGCCGGGATCACTATGGGTGTTGTGTTGCTTGACCTGGTCACTGTACACCGCCCCATCGATGTTGAGCTGCGCCGTGAGGTTAGGCACAGCATCCCTGTCGGCGCCTGGTCTCAGGTCACTCTAAGCCTGATAAATAGGGAGCAGCGTCCTTTTGCTATTCGCCTTCACGATCACCACCCGGCCTGGTTCGAGGTTGAAACCCTCCCTTGTGAGCTGACGCTGCCTCAGCGGCAGAGTGCAAAGGTCACTTATCGTGTTCGTCCTGCGCGACGTGGGGATGGTGACTTTCCCGGCTGTGACCTGCTGCTGCTGTCACCCTTGGGATTCTGGCATAAGAAGCGCTTCCTCCAGGTGGAAGATAGGGTCAAAGTATTCCCCAATTTTCAGGAGATCAGCCGCTACGCCCTGCTTGCCACCGATCACCGTCTCAGTCAGATGGGGGTGAAGCGGCGACAGCGTCGTGGTGAGGGCAACGATTTTCACCAGCTGCGTGAGTATCGCCCCGGTGACAGCATGCGCCAGATCGACTGGCGTGCGACCTCACGCTACCGTAAGCTGATCTCGAAGGAGTACCAGGACGAACGGGATCAGCAGGTGCTCTTCCTACTCGATTGTGGCCGGCGTATGCGCCACGAAGAGGAGGGGCGGGTGCATCTCGATCAAGCGCTCAACGCAATGCTGCTGTTGGCCCATGTCGCAGCCCGGCAGGGGGATGCAGTAGGTTTTCTCTCCTTTGGCGGCCCCCGGCGCTGGCTGCCCCCACGCAAGGGTGCCAACAGTGTACGGGAGCTGCTGGAAAGAACCTACGATCTGGCTTCCACCAGCGAGGCCGCTGACTACCTGGCCGCCGCCCGGGAGCTGATGCCCCTGCAGCAGCGACGTGCCCTGGTGGTGATCATGACCAACACCCGTGACGAAGACCATGCCGACCTGGCTGCCGCTGTGCGGCTGCTACAGCGCAGACATCTGGTTGTGGTGGCCAATCTGCGTGAATCCCTGCTCGATGAATCCCTGGCCAAGCCGGTGCGCAATTTTGATGATGCTCTACGATTTCACGGGGTAAATCAGTATCTTGATAACCGCCGTCAGGGACTGAGTTCCCTGCGCCACAAGGGGGCTGTGATCCTTGACCTGCAGGCACCCCAGTTGCCGGTAACGCTGGTAAATAGCTACTTGATGATCAAGGCGAGCGGGTCGCTTTGA
- a CDS encoding MoxR family ATPase, with product MSDGEQRGIPEDVLEKVRSLEGEIQKAVIGQQQVVREVVIGLLAAGHVLVEGVPGLGKTLLVRSIAATVGGEFSRVQFTPDLMPSDISGHIMFDMKTDAFRVRKGPVFCNFLLADEINRAPAKTQSALLEVMQEQQVTIEGRSFILDKPFLVLATQNPIEQEGTYPLPQAQLDRFLLKVFIDYPALDEEHRMVRQVTNNSVGDQLDISAITTLLQPGEVVQLQNYTAGLEVDEEIVAYAVRIVRAARDWSGIEIGPGPRGSISLLRAGRAHALLQGNRFVTPDDIKAVAPAVLRHRLKLTTDLEIEGYSPDDVLGDILANVDAPRA from the coding sequence ATGAGTGACGGCGAACAGAGGGGCATCCCGGAAGATGTGCTTGAGAAGGTGCGGAGCCTGGAGGGGGAGATACAGAAGGCGGTGATCGGTCAGCAGCAGGTGGTTCGTGAGGTGGTGATCGGGCTGCTGGCAGCGGGTCATGTACTGGTGGAGGGAGTGCCTGGACTGGGCAAAACCTTGCTGGTGCGCAGTATTGCCGCCACCGTAGGTGGGGAGTTCAGCCGTGTGCAGTTCACTCCCGATCTGATGCCGAGCGATATCAGCGGCCACATTATGTTCGATATGAAGACAGATGCCTTCCGCGTACGCAAAGGGCCGGTATTCTGTAATTTTCTACTTGCGGACGAGATTAATCGGGCACCGGCCAAGACCCAGTCGGCACTGTTGGAGGTGATGCAGGAGCAGCAGGTGACCATCGAGGGGCGTTCATTTATTCTCGATAAACCCTTCCTGGTGCTGGCGACACAGAACCCCATCGAGCAGGAGGGAACCTACCCGCTGCCGCAGGCGCAACTCGACCGTTTCCTGCTGAAGGTGTTTATCGACTATCCGGCCCTGGACGAAGAGCACCGGATGGTGCGTCAGGTGACCAACAACTCGGTGGGCGACCAGCTCGACATCTCCGCCATCACCACCCTCTTGCAACCTGGGGAGGTGGTACAGCTACAGAACTATACTGCGGGCCTGGAAGTGGATGAGGAGATCGTCGCCTACGCTGTGCGTATTGTTCGAGCTGCTCGTGATTGGAGCGGCATCGAGATCGGCCCAGGTCCCCGTGGCAGCATCTCACTGCTGCGTGCCGGTCGCGCACATGCCCTGCTGCAGGGTAACCGCTTTGTCACACCGGATGATATTAAAGCGGTGGCCCCGGCAGTGTTGCGTCATCGCCTGAAGCTGACCACCGATCTGGAGATTGAGGGCTATAGTCCCGATGATGTGCTGGGGGATATTCTCGCCAACGTGGATGCCCCCAGAGCATGA